In Cellulomonas wangsupingiae, the genomic window CAGCGCCTCCTTGACCTCCAGGTTGGCGCGGAACTCGGCGTCGACGGCCTGGTTCGCGGCGTCCCGGGCAGCGAAGAAGGTGTCCTGCGCCGTGCGGAACCGGGTCCACAGCGCGTCGTCCACCTGGCGGTTGGCCCGCCCGGCGGACTTCCAGCGCGTCATCAGGTCGCGGAACGCCGCCGACGTGGCGCCCCAGTCGGTGCTCGACGCGAGCGCCTCGGCCTCGGCGACGAGCTGCTCCTTGACGGTGCGTGCCTCGGAGTTGCGGGCCTCGAGCTCGGCGAAGAAGTGCCGACGCTCGCGGTCGAACGTGGTCCGGGCGTGGCTGAACCGCTTCCAGAGCGACTCCTCGGTCGGCCGGTCGATGCGCGGGCCGGACCGCTGGGCGTCCTTCCACTGCTCCAGCAGGGTGCGCAGCTGCTCACCCGCAGGGCGCCACTGGATACGCGACGGGTCGGTCGCCGCGATCTTCTCGGCCTGCTCGACGATCTGCGTGCGTGCCGCGACGGCGGCCTCGCGTGCGGCGGCACGCTCGGCGTCCGCCTTCGCGCGACGCTCGGCGGCACGCGCGCGCAGCCCTTCGAGCCGTGCCCGCAGGGCGTCGAGGTCGCCGACCGCGGCGGGCTCGGTGAGGTCCTCGGTCAGGCGGGCGAGCGTCTGGTCGATCTCCTTGACCGACAGGTCGGTCGCCGAGAGCCGGGCGTCGAACACCGCCACCTTGGCCTGCAGGTCGAGGAACCGACGCACGTACAGGGCCAGCGCCTCGGGCGCGCTCGCGCCCGGGAACTGCCCGACGACGCGCTCACCGGCGGCCTCCACGACGTGCACGGTGCCGTCCTCGTCGACGCGGCCGAACGTGGCGGCGTGCGCCGCTGCGGCCTCCTCGTCGGGCGTCGGCACCGGGACGGGGGGCGTCGCGGACGACCCTGCGGTCGGTCGCGGCGTCGGCCGCGGGAGGGGCCGCAGGGAGGCCGGGGTGGGACGGGCGCCCTGCGCCGGACCGGGTGCGGGCGCAGGTGCGTCCGCGGCCTCGGCCGGGGCGTCCGACGCGTCGTCGGCGGTGGCCTCGGGAGCGGGTGCCCCGTCGGCCGGCGGCGTGGATGCCTCGTCGGCCACGGGAGCGGCGTCGGACGCCGCGGGTGCCTCGTCGGCCACCGGGGCCTCGTCGGTCGCGGGTGCCTCGTCGGCCACCGGGGCCTCGTCGGTCGCGGGTGCCTCGTCGGCCACCGGGCTCTCGTCGGTCGCGGGTGCCTCGTCGGCCACCGGGCTCTCGTCGGTCGCGGGTGCCTCGTCGGCCACCGGGGCTTCGTCGGTCGCGGGTGCCTCGTCGGCCACCGGGGCTTCGTCGGTCGCGGGTGCCTCGTCGGCCACCGGGGCTTCGTCGGTCGCGGGTGCCTCGTCGGCCACCGGGGCCTCGTCCGCCACGGCTGCCTCGTCGGTGGCCGTGGCGCCCGGCGCATCGTCGTCGGCGGGCGCCACCTCGGGCGCTGCGGCGCCGGCGGGGGTGTCCGCCGCGTCGCCCGCGAGGGGGGGAGCCTGCTCGGCGTCGTCCGGGGACGACGTCGTCGGGTGCTCGGTCACTGGATCTCCACTCCCTCGATGGTGACGTCGGTGACCGGACGTTCGCTGCCGTCCTGGGTCCCCGCGTCAGCGATGGCCTTCACCACGTCCAGACCGGACGTGATGTGGCCGAACACGGTGTAGCCACCCGCCGCGTCGGACGGGATCTGCGAGTCCTCGTAGACGAGGAAGAACTGTGAGCCCATCGACTCGCCGTCGCCGCCGATTCGGGCCATGGCGATGGTGCCGGCGGGGTAGACGTCGTCGGCCGGCGCGTTCTCGATCGGACCCCAGGCGTAGCCCGGGCCGCCGGAGCCGGTGGCGGTCGGGTCGCCGCACTGCAGCACGTGGATGCCCTCGGTGACGAGCCGGTGGCAGACGGTGCCGTCGAAGTAGCCCTCACCGGCGAGCGTCACGAAGTTCGCGACGGCCTGCGGCGCCGCCGCGCCGTCGAGCTCGATGCCGACCTCGCCCGCCGACGTGGACAGCGTGCCGGACCAGGTGCGTGCCTCGGCCAGCTCGGCCTGCGGCACCACACCACCGTTGCCCGTGCGGGCCGGGTACGTGGGCAGGGGCGCGGAGGTGCCGGCCGGGTCGCTCGGCTGTGCGGCCTGCTGGTCGCGGTCCCGCGTGAGGCCGACGACGGCCACGACGCCGACACCGAGGGCGAGGACGGCCGCGATGCCGCCGGCGACCACGCGGTTGCGCCGCTGGCGGGCACGCTGCGCCTGGAGCTGACGCTCGTGCTGCTTCTCGTACCGCCGGCGCTCGTACTCGCGCTCGCGCTTCGAAGACACCGCTCTCCCCGTCTCGTCGTGCCGGCGGCGCGCCGTGCGGCACCTGCCGCACGACCACCGTCACTGTCTGCCAGCCGCCGGACACGTGCCGGACCCCGACAGTCTAGGCAAGCCGGGGACCTCGACGTGCACGGGCGGGCGCAGGGCGCGCGCGTCGCGCCGCAGGCGGTGCCGCCGACGGGCCCGACGGCGTCTAGCGTGGCGGGCATGCAGATCGTCACGGTCGTCGCTCCCGTCTTCGCGGCACGCTGCTCGGTGCTGGTCGGGGACGACGGCGCGTGCGTCGTCGTGGACCCCGGGGCCGGGGCCGGGCGGCAGGTCCGCGCGCTCGTCGCCGAGCGTGGCCTGCGCCCCCGGGCCGTCCTGATCACCCACGGCCACGCCGACCACACGTGGGACGCCCCGCTGCTCGCGCGGGAGCTCGACGTGCCCGTGCTGCTGCACGCCGGTGACGCGTACCGCCTCGACGACCCCTTCGGCACGTTGGGCGTGCTGGACCCGCGGCGCGACCCGGCCGGGCCGCTCGCGCTGGCGCTGCGCGCGGCAGGCGTCGACCTCGACTCCTGGATCCCGCCCGCACGTGTCGAGCCGTTCGGCGGGTCGGGTGCGGGCCGGACGGGTGACGTGGAGCTCGACCTCGGCGGACTGCGCGTCGTCGCGCGGCACGCGCCCGGGCACACCGAGGGCTCGACGCTCTACCTCGTGGACGCGGGCGACCCGGACCCGGTCGTGCTCGCGGGTGACGTCCTGTTCGCGGGCAGCATCGGGCGGACGGACCTGCCGGGCGGGGACGACGACGCCATGGCCGCCACGCTGCGCGACGTGGTCGCGACGCTGCCCCCGGGGTCGCGGGTGCTGCCCGGCCACGGGCCGGCCACGGACGTCGCCACGGAGCTGGCGACGAACCCGCACCTGGCGCGCCACCGCTGAGGCCCGCGGGCGTCGTCGTGACGGCGTGCCTCGTGGACGCCGTGCGGGACCGCCGCCCCGTTCTGGGATCATCGTGACCATGGCTCGTCCCACACCCCTGTCCGGATTCCCCGAGTGGCTGCCCGACGGGCGCGTCGTCGAGCAGCACGTGCTCGACGTGCTGCGCCGCACGTTCGAGCTGCACGGGTTCGCGGGGATCGAGACGCGGGCCGTCGAGCCGCTCGACCAGCTGCTGCGCAAGGGCGAGACCTCCAAGGAGGTCTACGTGCTGCGCCGGCTCCACGAGGACCCGGACGCGGCGCCCGAGCGCTCCGGGCAGCTCGGGCTGCACTTCGACCTCACCGTGCCGTTCGCGCGGTACGTGCTGGAGAACGCGGGGCACCTGGCGTTCCCGTTCCGCCGGTACCAGATCCAGAAGGTGTGGCGCGGCGAGCGCCCGCAGGACGGCCGGTTCCGCGAGTTCGTCCAGGCGGACATCGACGTCGTCGGTGCGGGTGCGCTGCCGTACCACTACGAGGTGGAGCTCCCGCTGGTCATGGCGGACGCGCTGGGCGCGCTGGCGGACCTGGGCGTGCCGCCCGTGCGGATCCTGGTCAACAACCGCAAGGTCGCCGAGGGCTTCTACCGCGGCCTGGGTCTGGACGACGTCGAGGCCGTGCTCCGCGGCATCGACAAGCTCGACAAGGTGGGTCCCGAGGCGGTGGCCGACCTGCTCGTCGCCGAGGCCGGTGCCACGCCGGCGCAGGCGGCCGCGTGCCTCGAGCTCGCGGCCGTGCACGGCTCCGACGCCTCCGTCGTCGACCGGGTCCGCGAGCTCGCCGACCGCCACGGCGCGTCGACCGAGCTGCTCGAGGAGGGCCTGCTGGAGCTCGGCGCGCTCGTCACGGCGGCTGCCGAGCGTGCGCCCGGCGTGCTGGTCGCGGACCTGAAGATCGCCCGCGGGCTCGACTACTACACGGGGTCCGTCTACGAGACGGTGCTGGTCGGGCACGAGGACCTGGGCTCGATCTGCTCGGGCGGTCGCTACGACACGCTCGCGTCGGACGGCGCCACCACCTATCCCGGCGTGGGGCTGTCGATCGGCGTCTCCCGCCTCGTGTCGCGCCTGCTGTCCGCCGGCCTCGTGCGTGCGACCCGGTCCGTGCCGACCGCCGTGCTCGTCGCCGTCACGTCGGAGGAGGGCCGCTCCCGGTCGGACGCGGTCGCGGCGGCGCTGCGGGCGCGCGGCGTGCCCGTGGAGGTGGCGCCCAGCGCGGCCAAGTTCGGCAAGCAGATCCGGCACGCGGACCGTCGCGGCATCCCCTACGTGTGGTTCGTGGGCGACGCCGACCAGGACGGCGCACCGGGGCAGGACCAGGTCAAGGACATCCGGTCGGGCGAGCAGGTGCCCGCCGACCCGGCGACGTGGACACCGCCCGAGCAGGACCTGTGGCCCCGGGTGGTCGCGGCCGGCTGAGACCCGGGCGTCGCCGCCGTGCGGGAGCGCCCGGGCGTCCCTAGCGTGGCGACGTGTCCTGCGCCGTGCCGTCCGCCGTGCCGTCCGTCGTGCCGAGGGCCGTCGTGCTCGACGGCCACATCGCGGGCGCCGGGTCGCAGGAGGGCACCCGCCTGGTCGTCGGCCGCTGGCGGCGCTCGCCGGTGGGCCGCTTCGCCGACGTGATGGTCGAGCGCCCGGACGGCACCCGGGTGCTGCTCGCGCCGCGCGACGACGTCGTGGGCCTCGTCACGCGGCTGTACACGTTCGACGACGTGCGCGTCGTCGAGGTCGCTGTCGTCCCCGACGCCGCCGCGCGCGCGTGGACGGTGACCGCCGGCCCGCTGCGGGCGCGGCTGGTGCTGGGCCGGCGCACGGCCACGGGCAGGCTGCTGGGCCTGGTGCCGCGGGCGGTGGTCGGCGCGCGTGCCACCGGAGGGCTGGTCGACGCCGTGGCGCGCACCGCCGTGCGGGGGGTCCGCACGCGGGGTCGGGGCCGGGACGGCTCCCTGGAGGTGTACGCGGCGCGCGACCAGCACGCCCTCGTCGCCCTCGACGCGCAGTGGGACGGCCGGGACCTCGGCGGCCTGCGGCCCGTCGAGCCGCCCGTGCGGTTCGGCTTCTCCTCGGTGCCCGCGCGCCCCTCCGTCACCGCGCTGCGCGTCACCATCGAGGCACCGGCGGGCCCCGCCACGCCTTGACCGTGGTTCGAACGTGTGTTCGAATGATTCGGTGCGATGGGACGGGCAGAAGGTGGACGCGGGGGAGGGT contains:
- a CDS encoding peptidylprolyl isomerase; this encodes MSSKREREYERRRYEKQHERQLQAQRARQRRNRVVAGGIAAVLALGVGVVAVVGLTRDRDQQAAQPSDPAGTSAPLPTYPARTGNGGVVPQAELAEARTWSGTLSTSAGEVGIELDGAAAPQAVANFVTLAGEGYFDGTVCHRLVTEGIHVLQCGDPTATGSGGPGYAWGPIENAPADDVYPAGTIAMARIGGDGESMGSQFFLVYEDSQIPSDAAGGYTVFGHITSGLDVVKAIADAGTQDGSERPVTDVTIEGVEIQ
- the hisS gene encoding histidine--tRNA ligase, whose product is MARPTPLSGFPEWLPDGRVVEQHVLDVLRRTFELHGFAGIETRAVEPLDQLLRKGETSKEVYVLRRLHEDPDAAPERSGQLGLHFDLTVPFARYVLENAGHLAFPFRRYQIQKVWRGERPQDGRFREFVQADIDVVGAGALPYHYEVELPLVMADALGALADLGVPPVRILVNNRKVAEGFYRGLGLDDVEAVLRGIDKLDKVGPEAVADLLVAEAGATPAQAAACLELAAVHGSDASVVDRVRELADRHGASTELLEEGLLELGALVTAAAERAPGVLVADLKIARGLDYYTGSVYETVLVGHEDLGSICSGGRYDTLASDGATTYPGVGLSIGVSRLVSRLLSAGLVRATRSVPTAVLVAVTSEEGRSRSDAVAAALRARGVPVEVAPSAAKFGKQIRHADRRGIPYVWFVGDADQDGAPGQDQVKDIRSGEQVPADPATWTPPEQDLWPRVVAAG
- a CDS encoding MBL fold metallo-hydrolase, which encodes MQIVTVVAPVFAARCSVLVGDDGACVVVDPGAGAGRQVRALVAERGLRPRAVLITHGHADHTWDAPLLARELDVPVLLHAGDAYRLDDPFGTLGVLDPRRDPAGPLALALRAAGVDLDSWIPPARVEPFGGSGAGRTGDVELDLGGLRVVARHAPGHTEGSTLYLVDAGDPDPVVLAGDVLFAGSIGRTDLPGGDDDAMAATLRDVVATLPPGSRVLPGHGPATDVATELATNPHLARHR
- a CDS encoding DUF349 domain-containing protein — its product is MTEHPTTSSPDDAEQAPPLAGDAADTPAGAAAPEVAPADDDAPGATATDEAAVADEAPVADEAPATDEAPVADEAPATDEAPVADEAPATDEAPVADEAPATDESPVADEAPATDESPVADEAPATDEAPVADEAPATDEAPVADEAPAASDAAPVADEASTPPADGAPAPEATADDASDAPAEAADAPAPAPGPAQGARPTPASLRPLPRPTPRPTAGSSATPPVPVPTPDEEAAAAHAATFGRVDEDGTVHVVEAAGERVVGQFPGASAPEALALYVRRFLDLQAKVAVFDARLSATDLSVKEIDQTLARLTEDLTEPAAVGDLDALRARLEGLRARAAERRAKADAERAAAREAAVAARTQIVEQAEKIAATDPSRIQWRPAGEQLRTLLEQWKDAQRSGPRIDRPTEESLWKRFSHARTTFDRERRHFFAELEARNSEARTVKEQLVAEAEALASSTDWGATSAAFRDLMTRWKSAGRANRQVDDALWTRFRTAQDTFFAARDAANQAVDAEFRANLEVKEALLAEAEALLPIRDLGAAKAALRSLQDRWDAAGKVPRADVQRVEGRMRAVETAVREADSAQWRRSNPETRARAEGAAAQLEQAIAGLEADLESARAAGDQRRVKEAQAALDARRAWLEQVQRAAQDARG